The following nucleotide sequence is from Triticum dicoccoides isolate Atlit2015 ecotype Zavitan chromosome 7B, WEW_v2.0, whole genome shotgun sequence.
TTGGTACTCTAGTTGATCCAGTTTTGACCAACGAAGGTTGGCCAGCCTCAGCCTCATCGGGAAGCGTGTGAGATTTGTGTTCCGCAGGTCTGTCTGGCTAGACCTAGGGCGTTCTACAGACCTCTCCAATGTTTATTTCTCCAGGGCGGCGATTTTCTATGTAGACCATGACCACCACAGGTAATCTGGTCTACATCGATGACTTTCCTATGATGCTTCTACAAGCTACTGGGTTTGAACAAGTTCGCTTTGTTGAGACAAAGATCCAATGATGGAAATGAGCTTTATTCATGACGCTTCGCAGATGGATTCAAGAGTAAGAACAATTCGGCACCCCCATGACTTGGGGTATTTCTCAATTTGTATAAGGGCGCTCTTGAAAGGGTATATGTTACTTAATATATGGCATTTAGCCTTCCCACAAAAGAAAATGAAAGTATGATGGACTATGGTATATATTTATTAACTGAATTATGGTCTTCGCTAGGAAGATAAAACAAAAGATAATACATTCTTTTCCAATTTAAAAGAAATACATGCTTTAGCTTGATATCTAACCATACAGATTCATAACAGCATATCTTAACACACTAATCATCCCTCTTTCACATGTACTGAGCAGATCCTTTCTCTCTTCCATATAATGTGAAAGAACCATGACCCAGTTTCCTCCTACATTTGCCAGCGAGGCCACGGGCTCTCTCCCGCTCTGCTGCTCCGATAGCGAGTTGGGGAGGTGACCCCAGCTCTCAGCCTCAGCTGTGTAGTTGGGGTCAGGATATGTGTTCCTTTGTCGTTTTCTAGATGGCAGCTACGTATGCAGTTGGGATAGATTTCCCCCGTACTGGCTCCATCTTGGTGGCGCCATGACAACAAGGTGGACGGATCCATGGGACTTTGTCTTTGGCTGTtcctttggtgcagcagatctgatgtCCCTTGGTAAGTTGGTGGTGGTTTCTCTAGATGGCATCGTCAATTTGAGTGGGAAGGCGACAATCCAAGAACTAGGATGTGGTATGTGTATCGATGGTAGTGCCTGTGATGTGCCTCAACAACGTCGTCCATAAGCAGTGGTTCCACGATGGAAGGAGTACGGGGACATCCCCCAGTCGACGCGCCACAACGACTTTTGCGGAACACTACTAGGGACTTTCTTGTAATTTTCTATTTTTGGAGGGATGTTCTGCAAGCGTAATTTTGCTTTTTGAGGCAAGTCGCAAACTGACGAAGGCTTGGGAGAGAGACACGCGAGGGCCCCAGACCTTTTCACTGGCTTTACCGCTGGCCCGTTGCGCACGGGCACTCCACGACCGTCCACGTGGCACCCGGCCCGCCGGGGCCACAGATCCGCCTCGTCTTCCTCGTGCCTCCCCTCGTCAGTTGCTACCCACTCCACTCTCCCGTTCCGTCTCCGGCGCCACGCTCCTCCTCCGGCCGCTTGAGAGCGCGCAGGGCCACGAGCCCCGCGGAGATTCTCCGCCGACGCTGACAGCTCCCCGGCACCCCCGCAGTTCCGTGGACGACGATGCTCtgcctcgcctcctcctcctcctcgccctctgTCCCGCCGCGCCCCTCCGGTCCCGCTGCCGACCGGCCCGGTCCGGGGATCCCGGTGAGCCACCGAGATCTGTTCTGTTTTATTCTTTTATAACGTTCTCCCTTCTGCTTGCCCATGGCGAGGTTCTTGACGGCTCTGATGCGACGATGCTGACCGGTCGCCTGCAGGGTGGCGCCGGCGCCGTGCGGCTGAGCGTGGCGCCCATGCCGTCTTCGCTACGGTGCTCGTGGCCATGTAAGGTAACCCTCTTCGCTGGAATTCGCTGAGCAAACGGAATCAGATGATGCTTGTGCAAAACATAATACTGTACTACGTACTACTACTGAATTAACCTGAATTTTGTCCAATgaacaccgttttgggtcccaattGTTTCAATAAGTGGATGTGATTTCGATCAAATTCCTTTACGTCTGTGTGATCCATATATATATAGTACTCCGTATCCTCTGTTTCACTAACTCAACCGTACTAGGAGTACTTACTTGCTGTACAGCCCAAATTTGTGTAATCTGTTAATCTGTGATGATTTATCAGCAGATTGCTGCAAATGATCATCTGTTGTATCTCTGCTGCTTGTTCAGTTCTGATCTGCTGCTCGCTCTAATTGTCATTCATGTATATGCAAGGCCAATAGCAAGATTTCTGTTGCCGAGACTGCGCAAGAAAACACAACTGTGGCAACAGAGGATGGTGTCAGCCACCTTCCGATATACGATCTGGATCCGAAGTTGGCCGAATTCAAGAACCACTTCAATTATAGGATGAGAAGGTATCATTACCAGAAACATTTGATTGAGAAACATGAGGGAAGCCTTGAAGAATTCTCTAGAGGTTAGCTCTTGTTCATGCATTCGAAATGCTAGTATTTAATTTGTGACGCCGACAGCACAAACGCGCATGCTTAGCTCTGTGTCTCCGGCCTTTGATGTGCACATACTTAATTAGGCTATTTGAAGTTTGGGATCAACGCAGAACCTGGTGCAACGGTATACCGGGAATGGGCCCCTGCAGCAATGTAAGTTCAAATATATATTGTCATGCAGCTACTTGTTAATGGTCCTGGGTTAACGTACATATCATTAAAAATTTAAAATGCTGACAAAACTGTCCTGGGTTGTTAAGTTGATGCACTACAGAGAACATATGAGAATGTTTTCCATTTCCTGATCATGGTCATAGTTGACTGGTCCTCATTTCTTGACAAATACTTACTTCTCACCATATTTAGTAGATCCATATGTATTTACTTGCAAGTCTTTACGTTATGGGTGTAGGGAAGCACAACTTGTTGGTGACTTCAACAACTGGAATGGTTCTGAGCACATGATGACGAAGGATAATTTTGGAGTTTGGTCAATCAAGATCCCTCATGTCGATGGGAGAGCTGCCATCCCTCACAATTCCAAGGTTAAATTTCGATTTAGGCATGATGGAGTATGGGTTGAACGGATCCCCGCATGGATTCGTTATGCAATTGTTAATACCTCTAAATTTGGAGCTCCATATGATGGTGTTCACTGGGATCCAACTACTAGTGAAAGGTCTAATTTCAGTAGCTTGAGAGCAGGAAATTTAAGTAAAACCCAAATAAGATAAAATAAAATAATGCGGTGACATGATATTTTTATCTTTGTTTTGCAGGTACGTGTTTAAGCATCCTCGGCCACGTAAGCCTGATATTCCACGTATCTATGAGGCGCATGTTGGGATGAGTGGTGAAAAGCCTGAAGTATACAGAGAATTTGCAGAGAATGTGTTACCACGCATAAGGGCAAAGAACTACAACACAGTCCAGCTGATGGCAATCATGGAACATTCCTACTATGCTTCTTTTGGGTATCACGTGACAAATTTCTTCGCGGTTAGCAGCAAATCAGGCACTCCAGAGGACCTCAAATATCTTGTTGACAAGGCACATAGTTTAGGATTGCGTGTTCTAATGGATGTTGTCCATAGCCATGCAAGCAAAAATGTGACAGATGGTCTAAATGGCTATGATGTTGGACAAAGCGCACAAGAGTCATATTTCAACACAGGAGACAGGGGCTATCATAAATTGTGGGATAGCCGCCTATTTAACTATACCAATTGGGAGGTCTTAAGATTTCTTCTTTCCAATCTGAGATATTGGATGGACGAATTCATGTTTGATGGATTCAGATTTGATGGGGTTACATCCATGCTATATAATCACCATGGTATCAATATGTCGTTCACTGGAAATTACAAGGAGTATTTTGATTTGGATACCAATGTAGATGCAATCATTTACATGATGCTGGCTAACCATTTAATACACAAACTCCTGCCAGAAGCAACTATTATTGCTGAAGATGTTTCAGGCATGCCAGTTCTTTGTCGGCCAGTTGATGAAGGTGGAGTAGGGTTTGACTATCGCCAGGCTATGGCTATTCCAGAGAGATGGGTCGACTACTTGAAAAACAAAGATGCCCATGAATTGTCAATGAGTGGAATATCACAGACTTTGAATAACAGGAACAAAGATCAGGTATGTTCTTTCTCATTTGTAGTTGTGCATGGGCGCATGTTTTCTCGAGTGGGGTAGCTATTCTGTGGACTTATGGTTCAAAGGTGGGGGACTTTCTTTGCATGGTTGGAAATTTTAACAAATGTAAACACTTGGGTGGATGACTTTTAGTACCTTCTTTGCCTATCACAATTCTATTCAGACAAATGATCATAGTAACCATTaaccaactactccctccgtcacaaaaTAAGTGTCTTTGATTTAGTAAAATTTTGTACTCAAGTTGTACTAAATCGAAGAcaattattttgggacggagggagtattacggaCCGTAGCATGTCCAAGGGTCCAGTGTTGTATATCATTGACTTCGTGTTGGTCTGTTGAAACAACAACTTTAATCTTCACACAAATATTCAGTCTATTGTTGGCCATAAGACTATGACATTTCTCTTGATGGCCATGGAAACATATGATGGTGTGTTGAACTTGGAACCTGCTTCGGTCACCTATAATTGATCATAAAAAATCCACAACTTTGGAAGCTTTTGGATGACTCCAACCATCCAGGATTCCCCCACAAACTTTAGAGTGACAAGCTTCAGGAAGAACTCAAGGGAAATTCAAAAGGGGCCAAGTGGAATCACAAATCTACTGTTCCTTTTTCTgtcactcaaatcaaagattgatgGTTGTAGAGGGGGGATAGAAATTCAAAGTGATCAACAATAATAGAAAGCTCATGTATGGTCGCCTCCTTCAGTTGGGGAAGAATGGCAACCTTTCGTATGGTCCTCGATGTTTGAACGTTACTCGGCAATTCAGATCAGCCTGTAGCCTCCTGTGCATCCCAGATATATCATGGGTCCTTCTGGGAAATACTCTCTNNNNNNNNNNNNNNNNNNNNNNNNNNNNNNNNNNNNNNNNNNNNNNNNNNNNNNNNNNNNNNNNNNNNNNNNNNNNNNNNNNNNNNNNNNNNNNNNNNNNTGCTGGCAAGAATGACAATTCCTCAGTTCCTAGGGTATCTTTTGGAGTTTCTCACAAGGCTTTTTCGGAGTGTGTAGGATATTTTAGGTCGTCAATTTCCACTCTTGTTACTCCTATCAATAGTACAGCTTCCCTATGACTCAAGgatatgaaaaaaaatctatgcTTAAATTTAAAGACGTAGTCttcttttatactccctctgtccggaaatacttgtcgaagaaatggatgtatctagacttactttagttctagatacatccatttttatccatttctgcgacaagtaattccggacggagggagtattttttttccTTGAGTGGTCTCTAACCACCCTTGCTTCATTTCCTTGGGACTAATAAACGACTCATGCACTCCAGAATATCATTAGTACCCCAATAACCCGCCATTATCACCAAATCTTACTTTTGGGCTAAAGATGTCATTTTAGTTGGCAACTGGAACAAGCAAACAGATTTTTTTTTGGAGTTGTCACCTCAAAGAAGCAAAACTATCTTTCTTGGAAAAAAGACACCCAAAAGGCATCTTAGATCCGATAATTatcaacaaaaataaaaaaa
It contains:
- the LOC119339660 gene encoding 1,4-alpha-glucan-branching enzyme, chloroplastic/amyloplastic-like, whose amino-acid sequence is MLTGRLQGGAGAVRLSVAPMPSSLRCSWPCKANSKISVAETAQENTTVATEDGVSHLPIYDLDPKLAEFKNHFNYRMRRYHYQKHLIEKHEGSLEEFSRGYLKFGINAEPGATVYREWAPAAMEAQLVGDFNNWNGSEHMMTKDNFGVWSIKIPHVDGRAAIPHNSKVKFRFRHDGVWVERIPAWIRYAIVNTSKFGAPYDGVHWDPTTSERYVFKHPRPRKPDIPRIYEAHVGMSGEKPEVYREFAENVLPRIRAKNYNTVQLMAIMEHSYYASFGYHVTNFFAVSSKSGTPEDLKYLVDKAHSLGLRVLMDVVHSHASKNVTDGLNGYDVGQSAQESYFNTGDRGYHKLWDSRLFNYTNWEVLRFLLSNLRYWMDEFMFDGFRFDGVTSMLYNHHGINMSFTGNYKEYFDLDTNVDAIIYMMLANHLIHKLLPEATIIAEDVSGMPVLCRPVDEGGVGFDYRQAMAIPERWVDYLKNKDAHELSMSGISQTLNNRNKDQDAIETIVSEIPSHISSTSTFEHNSQLETSPPKLPIIQALEALLLAERQGAAALRDATDIMRRQIEQSDALLTKTKQEMDEVRKKQAKTDQILRLLISGAQGNPTS